The proteins below are encoded in one region of Methanoculleus taiwanensis:
- the rsgA gene encoding ribosome small subunit-dependent GTPase A, with translation MTPDAAQFSSSREFTLETLGWDESLASAFERYRDSYTPGRVSSRHRTTFAIITESGSMQAGISGALRRVGRIPAVGDFVVLHRQPDTGTSMIVDILPRKTLFTRGVPGRDGDDQVVAANIDTVFIVTAAGADLNRHRLERYLTLVHASGAEPVILINKADLAIDPSTLTSEIAPVATGVPVITLSAVTGYGLSALDPFLLPGRTVALIGSSGVGKSTLINTLLQRTVQDTGRVRESDGKGRHTTSVRQMFILENGALVIDNPGLREVGIGTAGSGMNDTFPEIRELAAGCRFSDCRHEHEPGCAVREAVAEGLLSQDRLESYLMLAKELEFQQEKAEIGLARSERKRWKEISKVARDIRGTKER, from the coding sequence ATGACTCCCGATGCCGCACAATTCAGTTCATCGCGCGAGTTCACGCTCGAGACCCTGGGGTGGGATGAGTCGCTTGCTTCTGCGTTTGAACGCTATCGGGATTCGTATACCCCGGGAAGGGTCTCAAGCCGGCATCGCACCACCTTTGCTATTATAACCGAGTCCGGATCCATGCAGGCCGGTATTTCCGGAGCACTCCGCCGTGTCGGCCGGATACCGGCAGTCGGGGATTTTGTCGTCCTGCACAGGCAGCCCGATACCGGAACCTCTATGATCGTGGATATTCTCCCGCGAAAGACGCTTTTTACCCGCGGTGTCCCCGGTAGAGACGGGGATGACCAGGTGGTGGCTGCAAACATCGACACTGTCTTTATCGTGACCGCGGCCGGCGCCGACCTGAACCGCCACAGGCTCGAACGGTACCTGACCCTCGTCCATGCATCGGGTGCAGAACCAGTGATCCTCATCAACAAGGCGGATCTTGCCATAGATCCCTCGACGCTCACGTCGGAGATTGCGCCCGTCGCCACCGGAGTGCCGGTTATCACGCTCAGTGCCGTAACCGGATATGGCCTCTCGGCGCTCGATCCGTTTCTCCTGCCCGGCAGAACGGTTGCTCTTATCGGGTCGTCCGGGGTCGGGAAATCCACGTTGATCAATACTCTGCTGCAACGGACTGTGCAGGATACCGGCCGGGTGCGGGAGTCCGATGGGAAAGGTCGTCACACAACCTCTGTTCGCCAGATGTTCATTCTCGAGAACGGCGCGCTGGTCATCGATAATCCGGGACTGCGCGAGGTCGGGATCGGCACCGCCGGTTCCGGCATGAACGACACGTTCCCGGAGATTCGGGAGCTGGCAGCCGGATGCCGGTTTTCGGACTGCCGGCACGAACATGAGCCGGGTTGTGCGGTCCGCGAAGCGGTCGCGGAGGGCCTTCTCTCACAGGATCGTCTTGAGAGTTATCTCATGCTCGCAAAAGAGCTCGAGTTTCAACAGGAAAAAGCCGAGATCGGGCTCGCCCGATCGGAGCGGAAACGGTGGAAAGAGATCAGCAAGGTGGCACGGGATATTCGCGGTACGAAAGAGCGATAG
- a CDS encoding phosphoesterase yields MDRSGRERDGKESNLMKALSERSQHVVHLTHNDLDAAGADAIHRIHYGDVFTVFASVGKFPGLFDAVAGAPGRGDLISISDLGYFKDVEKRIKKARSNGWRIEWRDHHRWREEEIRSVEGMVDLLRVDTSVCATGLVARDLAPENPTATEIARVVCDYDLWKHEDPRSKVLGQVVMRGRRNRDYVRDRLAAGVFSDPQIEQEYAAIVREMEENIESSLKHATVYTEPYRIVFAPLYGYPSETAHTIRDTLDTEIEVIVSQNGRFSIRSVPPISHLIAREFGGGGHPHAAGGSFEFTLLDRISFWLFKKNKHYRSLVEVSGTISE; encoded by the coding sequence ATGGATAGGAGCGGCCGTGAACGGGATGGGAAAGAATCGAACCTGATGAAGGCACTCTCCGAACGGAGTCAGCATGTCGTTCATCTCACCCACAACGACCTTGACGCCGCCGGTGCCGATGCCATCCACCGGATACACTACGGCGATGTCTTCACGGTCTTCGCATCGGTGGGAAAGTTCCCCGGCCTCTTCGACGCGGTCGCGGGTGCCCCGGGCCGCGGCGACCTGATCAGCATATCCGATCTCGGTTACTTCAAGGATGTGGAGAAACGGATCAAGAAAGCCCGTTCGAACGGCTGGCGGATCGAGTGGCGGGATCATCACCGCTGGCGGGAGGAGGAAATCCGGTCGGTTGAGGGTATGGTTGACCTGCTCCGGGTCGATACCTCCGTCTGCGCCACCGGCCTTGTCGCCCGCGACCTCGCGCCGGAGAACCCGACGGCGACGGAGATCGCGCGGGTGGTCTGCGACTACGACCTCTGGAAACACGAAGACCCGCGGTCGAAGGTGCTCGGGCAGGTGGTGATGCGCGGCCGGAGAAACCGGGATTACGTCCGCGACCGTCTTGCCGCCGGGGTCTTCTCCGACCCCCAGATCGAGCAGGAGTACGCCGCTATCGTCCGCGAGATGGAAGAGAACATCGAGAGCAGCCTCAAGCACGCGACGGTCTATACCGAGCCGTACCGGATCGTCTTTGCGCCCCTCTATGGCTATCCGAGCGAGACCGCCCATACGATCCGGGACACTCTCGACACCGAGATCGAGGTGATCGTCTCCCAAAACGGCCGGTTCTCCATCCGCTCCGTCCCGCCGATCAGTCACCTGATCGCCCGTGAGTTCGGCGGTGGTGGCCACCCGCACGCAGCAGGAGGCAGTTTCGAGTTCACCCTCCTCGACCGGATCTCGTTCTGGCTCTTCAAGAAGAACAAGCACTACCGTTCGCTCGTCGAGGTCTCGGGCACTATCTCAGAATAA
- a CDS encoding DNA-methyltransferase — MAGVTSGGNRKGSGKKRYIPGLASIRFSPDDYWTPDEARRRYEEASCHPVDHDTILFEDCIRGMERMPSSSVDLVVADPPFGIEFSGKASAYNRNSDHVVDAYHEVDQDYAAFTEAWMGEVQRIMKPHASAYVFSGWNHLEDVLRGARESDLTTINHIIWRYQFGVFTRRKYVTSHYHVILLVKDPYQYYFNKMEPYPEDVWDIKRKYTVGEAKNATTLPVEVVKRCIEFSSRPGDLVFDPFMGMGTTAVVAKSIWRHYFGFEKNLQMKELLQKRIDTVAHGEAYVTLEERLEKIRAAAREKYPAAYDVFRKESGEHADTRS, encoded by the coding sequence GTGGCAGGTGTAACGAGCGGGGGCAACAGAAAGGGGAGCGGAAAGAAGAGATACATCCCCGGTCTTGCATCGATAAGATTTTCACCGGACGATTACTGGACACCGGATGAGGCACGGAGACGCTACGAAGAGGCGTCGTGCCATCCGGTCGATCATGACACCATTCTCTTCGAGGACTGCATCAGGGGCATGGAGCGGATGCCGTCCTCTTCCGTCGATCTCGTTGTTGCCGATCCCCCGTTCGGAATCGAGTTCTCCGGCAAAGCGTCTGCATATAATAGAAACAGCGACCATGTAGTGGATGCTTACCACGAGGTCGATCAGGACTACGCTGCATTCACTGAAGCGTGGATGGGCGAGGTGCAGCGGATCATGAAACCCCACGCCTCCGCGTATGTCTTCAGCGGGTGGAACCACCTCGAGGACGTTCTGCGTGGCGCCAGAGAGAGCGATCTAACCACCATCAACCACATCATCTGGCGATACCAGTTCGGCGTCTTTACGAGAAGAAAATACGTCACCAGCCACTACCACGTCATCCTGCTCGTCAAAGACCCCTACCAATACTACTTCAATAAGATGGAGCCGTATCCCGAGGACGTCTGGGATATCAAACGCAAGTACACCGTCGGAGAAGCAAAGAATGCCACGACGCTGCCCGTAGAGGTCGTGAAGCGATGTATCGAGTTCAGTTCCCGGCCAGGCGACCTGGTCTTCGATCCGTTCATGGGCATGGGAACCACTGCCGTCGTCGCCAAAAGCATCTGGCGCCACTACTTCGGGTTCGAGAAAAATCTGCAGATGAAGGAGTTACTGCAGAAACGCATCGATACAGTCGCTCACGGGGAAGCGTACGTCACTCTCGAAGAGAGGCTTGAGAAGATACGCGCTGCCGCCCGGGAGAAGTATCCCGCAGCATACGACGTATTCAGAAAAGAGTCGGGAGAGCATGCGGACACCAGGTCCTGA
- a CDS encoding GyrI-like domain-containing protein, giving the protein MKNVAVVDVLDQKVAGLRRNGRYEEIGSVLMELYRFVSEKGLLITGPPAFICHEQTHEEVREADSAGTADIEVVFPVEGDAAGESGIGVYELAGGTMARIIHMGAYRDCGEAYEELFAWIAANHKTIAGPLREVYVNNPAETPEDDLVTWIYAPIA; this is encoded by the coding sequence ATGAAGAACGTTGCCGTCGTTGATGTACTCGATCAGAAGGTCGCAGGCCTCCGCCGAAACGGACGCTACGAAGAGATCGGTTCGGTGCTCATGGAACTTTACCGGTTCGTCTCGGAGAAGGGTCTTCTGATCACCGGCCCGCCAGCGTTCATCTGTCACGAGCAGACGCACGAGGAGGTCAGAGAGGCCGACAGCGCCGGAACCGCCGATATCGAGGTGGTCTTCCCGGTAGAAGGAGACGCGGCAGGCGAGAGCGGGATTGGAGTCTACGAACTTGCCGGCGGAACGATGGCCAGGATCATCCATATGGGTGCGTACCGGGACTGTGGAGAGGCTTACGAGGAGCTCTTTGCCTGGATAGCGGCAAATCACAAAACCATCGCCGGTCCCCTCCGTGAGGTCTACGTCAACAACCCCGCCGAGACGCCGGAGGACGACCTCGTCACCTGGATCTACGCGCCGATTGCGTGA
- a CDS encoding PAS domain S-box protein — translation MQYRKDDLVLYSILGFVIFTLLIAELGLFLLSGGVYILITHLFYFPVVFAAFYYPRKGILLATLCAAAYLTAIYSIASPGTGVLAAATMQFYVFVSLGVAISVVSGDLKVNEMMYRNIFDHAGSAICLIDARSGTILETNRRCTWMAGVERPEGFLASLDQLLPSRVEREEFLRRLHSGEAISNYETVLILPDGTGRDLLVSAGLLPNEVIIMTLEDITGRKRDEATLRESERRFRELAELLPQPVFEFGRDGLFMFANRSAFAVFGYTPDGLQQGVHVLQTVVPEDRERAAAGIRRIMEGGERSHSAEYTALRTDGSTFPVIISSGSIDEDGRVTGVRGVIVDISERKRIEALDREHMRNLEFLSRTATELSEMTGDGDTYAYISDRLLEIFPGSSNVVSSIDDAVRRAQVRVVGGSDEFRNAMDEVRESRPEGLQFEIPPAGMASMLAGGVAEITGGVDESSFGQLSPYLCSRIGDALGGGRIYGIGFTWGGRLFAAALVCLPSGCDLHDRGVLAVFTHQASIALQRRVAEDELRDREAQYRTLFENSSDGILLMTEVFIDCNERALEMLGYSRDEVVGRRPEEISPAVQPDGTSSADRAREKTCAALAGTPQQFSWQHRRKDGTLVDTEVSLKALSLHGEIVLQASLRDVTERIRAEEAIRQINRKLHLLSSITRHDILNQITGIVGYLEILNDSTPPDPEVQEYFQRIADLTKTIQRQITFTRDYEDLGLKAPLWQRLDDVVHAAAASLDPGAGITVRIDVGNAEIFADSMFEKVFFNLLENSLRHGETVSGIRVAFTVRNGRGVISVSDDGSGVPEAMKERIFQRGVGKNTGYGLFLVREVLSITGMSIREIGEEGSGACFEILIPDGVYRCD, via the coding sequence ATGCAGTACCGAAAGGATGATCTTGTTCTTTACAGTATCCTGGGATTTGTTATCTTCACCCTGCTTATCGCAGAACTTGGCCTGTTTCTCCTCTCAGGCGGCGTATACATCCTTATCACCCATCTCTTCTACTTTCCGGTAGTATTTGCAGCGTTCTACTATCCGCGAAAGGGTATTCTGCTCGCTACGCTCTGTGCTGCGGCATATCTCACGGCCATCTATAGTATCGCCTCTCCGGGCACCGGTGTCCTTGCGGCAGCCACGATGCAGTTCTACGTCTTCGTCAGCCTCGGCGTTGCCATCTCGGTCGTATCGGGAGACCTGAAAGTGAACGAGATGATGTACCGGAACATCTTCGATCACGCCGGCAGTGCAATCTGCCTCATCGACGCCCGTTCCGGGACTATCCTCGAGACGAACCGGCGGTGTACCTGGATGGCCGGAGTGGAGAGGCCGGAAGGGTTCCTGGCATCCCTCGATCAGCTCCTGCCCTCCCGGGTCGAGCGTGAGGAGTTTCTCCGGCGACTGCATTCCGGCGAGGCGATATCGAATTACGAGACCGTTCTTATACTCCCGGACGGAACCGGTAGAGACCTCCTTGTCTCGGCAGGTCTCCTCCCGAACGAGGTGATCATCATGACGCTTGAGGATATTACCGGGCGGAAACGTGATGAGGCGACCCTTCGCGAGAGCGAGCGGCGTTTCCGGGAACTCGCAGAGCTGCTGCCCCAACCGGTCTTCGAGTTCGGCCGGGATGGCCTCTTCATGTTTGCCAACCGGAGCGCGTTTGCGGTGTTCGGATACACTCCCGACGGCCTGCAGCAGGGCGTGCACGTCCTGCAGACGGTCGTTCCCGAAGATCGTGAACGGGCGGCGGCGGGAATCCGGCGTATCATGGAGGGAGGAGAGCGCTCGCACTCTGCCGAGTACACCGCTCTCCGAACGGACGGAAGCACGTTCCCCGTCATCATCTCATCAGGCTCCATCGACGAAGACGGGCGGGTGACGGGGGTGCGCGGCGTCATCGTCGATATCTCGGAGCGGAAAAGGATCGAGGCGCTCGACCGCGAGCATATGCGGAATCTTGAGTTCCTCTCGAGGACGGCGACGGAGCTCTCGGAGATGACGGGTGATGGTGATACCTACGCATACATCAGCGATCGCCTGCTTGAGATCTTCCCCGGTTCATCGAACGTCGTCAGTTCCATTGACGATGCCGTCCGGAGGGCGCAGGTACGGGTTGTCGGCGGGTCCGACGAGTTTCGGAACGCAATGGATGAGGTCCGGGAGAGCAGGCCTGAAGGGTTGCAGTTTGAGATCCCTCCGGCAGGTATGGCGAGCATGCTCGCGGGCGGGGTTGCCGAGATCACCGGCGGCGTCGACGAGAGTTCCTTTGGGCAGCTCTCGCCCTACCTCTGCAGCAGAATCGGCGATGCCCTCGGGGGAGGACGAATATACGGCATCGGCTTTACGTGGGGCGGACGGCTCTTCGCCGCTGCGCTTGTGTGTCTTCCCTCCGGATGTGATCTCCATGATCGCGGCGTACTGGCGGTTTTTACGCATCAGGCGTCCATAGCACTGCAGCGACGGGTTGCCGAAGACGAGCTCCGTGACCGTGAGGCGCAGTACCGCACCCTCTTTGAGAACTCGTCGGACGGCATCCTCCTGATGACGGAGGTATTCATCGACTGCAACGAACGCGCCCTGGAGATGCTCGGCTACTCACGGGATGAGGTGGTGGGTAGAAGGCCGGAGGAGATCTCCCCGGCAGTCCAGCCGGACGGCACGAGTTCCGCCGATCGTGCCCGGGAGAAGACCTGTGCCGCACTTGCCGGGACGCCGCAGCAGTTCTCATGGCAGCACCGGAGGAAGGACGGCACCCTCGTCGATACCGAAGTCTCCTTAAAAGCCCTGTCGCTGCACGGCGAGATCGTCCTGCAGGCCTCGCTCCGCGACGTTACCGAGCGGATCAGGGCCGAAGAGGCGATCCGGCAGATCAACCGGAAACTCCACCTCCTCTCAAGTATCACCCGGCACGATATCTTAAACCAGATCACGGGGATCGTCGGCTACCTTGAGATCCTGAATGACTCAACGCCCCCTGACCCGGAAGTGCAGGAGTACTTCCAGAGGATTGCCGATCTGACGAAGACTATCCAGCGGCAGATCACCTTCACCCGCGACTACGAGGATCTGGGGCTCAAAGCGCCTCTGTGGCAGCGCCTCGATGACGTCGTGCACGCCGCCGCAGCGAGCCTCGACCCGGGGGCAGGTATCACCGTCCGGATTGACGTCGGGAATGCCGAGATATTTGCCGATTCCATGTTTGAGAAGGTCTTCTTCAATCTCCTTGAAAACTCTCTCCGGCACGGGGAGACGGTCTCCGGGATCCGGGTCGCGTTCACCGTCCGGAACGGCAGGGGTGTGATATCCGTTAGCGACGACGGATCCGGCGTTCCGGAGGCGATGAAGGAGCGGATCTTCCAGAGAGGGGTCGGGAAGAATACCGGATATGGGCTCTTCCTCGTCCGCGAAGTCCTCTCCATCACCGGGATGAGCATACGGGAGATTGGTGAGGAGGGGAGCGGCGCCTGCTTTGAGATTCTGATTCCTGATGGAGTTTACCGGTGCGATTGA